A window of Ovis canadensis isolate MfBH-ARS-UI-01 breed Bighorn chromosome X, ARS-UI_OviCan_v2, whole genome shotgun sequence contains these coding sequences:
- the LOC138929890 gene encoding melanoma-associated antigen B1-like: protein MPRGQKSKRRAREKRHQARMETKDLGDAQAAASPAPTSGSVPPGPPTADAGQKPQGAEATSSPVAGASRPRSKARGRRQVKEHKNSSQASTSAKTTPPDLLAKKAGVLMHFMLEKFKMKEPIRKIDMLKIVRKMFKAQFPEILKKATDRIELVFGLELKEVKPNGYSYTLVSKEGLAKDGVLGSTLEVPKNGLLMPLLGVIFLNGNCASEAEIWEFLNVLGIYDGKTHIIFGEPRKFITEELVQEKYLVYRQIPDSNPLSYEFVWGPRAHAETSKMEVLEFVAKINSTDPSAFPFHYEEALRDEEERAKARSAGKAHAAAKATAHPKVPPSDPSSPK, encoded by the coding sequence ATGCCTCGGGGGCAGAAGAGCAAGCGCCGTGCGCGTGAGAAACGCCACCAGGCACGCATGGAGACCAAGGATCTCGGGGATGCTCAGGCTGCTGCCTCCCCCGCCCCTACTTCTGGGAGTGTGCCCCCGGGCCCCCCGACTGCTGATGCAGGCCAGAAGCCTCAGGGAGCTGAAGCCACTAGCTCTCCTGTTGCAGGGGCTTCACGCCCAAGATCTAAAGCACGTGGCAGGCGCCAAGTTAAGGAACATAAAAATTCTTCCCAGGCCTCAACCTCTGCTAAGACCACTCCTCCAGATCTTCTGGCCAAGAAGGCAGGAGTGTTGATGCACTTCATGCTAGAGAAGTTTAAGATGAAAGAGCCCATTAGGAAGATAGATATGCTGAAGATTGTCCGCAAAATGTTCAAGGCACAGTTCCCTGAAATCCTCAAGAAAGCCACTGATCGCATAGAGCTGGTGTTTGGCCTTGAATTGAAGGAAGTCAAGCCGAATGGTTACTCCTATACCCTGGTCAGCAAAGAGGGCCTTGCCAAAGATGGGGTGCTGGGCAGTACCTTGGAGGTGCCGAAGAATGGGCTTCTGATGCCTCTGCTGGGTGTGATCTTCCTGAATGGCAATTGCGCCTCTGAGGCAGAGATCTGGGAGTTCCTGAATGTTCTGGGCATCTATGATGGAAAGACACACATAATCTTTGGGGAGCCCAGGAAGTTCATCACTGAAGAGTTGGTGCAGGAGAAGTACCTGGTGTATCGTCAGATTCCTGACAGCAATCCCCTGAGCTATGAGTTTGTGTGGGGCCCAAGAGCCCACGCTGAAACCAGCAAGATGGAGGTGCTGGAGTTTGTGGCCAAGATCAATAGTACCGACCCCAGTGCTTTCCCATTCCATTATGAGGAGGCTTTGAGAGATGAAGAAGAGAGAGCCAAAGCCAGATCTGCAGGCAAGGCTCATGCTGCTGCCAAGGCCACTGCCCACCCCAAGGTCCCACCCAGCGATCCATCCAGCCCCAAATGA